From Methanosarcina lacustris Z-7289, one genomic window encodes:
- a CDS encoding helix-turn-helix transcriptional regulator: MIEGPKSIDEIKEALDFNSSALMPQIKKLLKWDLVTYDPVEDMYKLSDMGVLIVEKIDEFLNIIGIYVENHEYWETRDLSEIPYHMRKKIGNLKHCELLEADRDCLFEFHPNVVENILASKHVMMASSTFQPQTVSIFSKLLQKNAKVSFVIIEQVFNKFFDDFPNQFKCFLSHENTSISMRSGHIGPLTLVVTDTFMALWLFDKNGRFDGTTLISYEESALKWGKELFTYYSSISNMVYIDPDSGKMEFTGYNITKASKF; this comes from the coding sequence TTGATAGAAGGGCCAAAGAGCATCGATGAAATAAAGGAGGCGCTTGATTTCAATTCAAGTGCCCTCATGCCCCAGATTAAAAAACTTCTTAAATGGGACCTTGTAACCTATGACCCCGTTGAAGACATGTATAAGTTATCTGATATGGGGGTTCTTATTGTTGAAAAAATCGACGAATTTCTGAATATCATCGGCATTTATGTAGAAAATCATGAGTACTGGGAAACCCGTGACCTTAGCGAGATTCCGTATCATATGAGAAAAAAGATTGGAAACCTGAAGCACTGTGAGCTTCTGGAAGCCGATCGAGATTGCCTCTTTGAGTTCCACCCAAACGTTGTCGAAAATATTCTTGCCTCAAAACATGTTATGATGGCAAGTTCTACCTTCCAGCCTCAAACAGTCAGCATCTTTTCAAAGCTTCTCCAGAAAAATGCAAAAGTCTCTTTCGTAATTATTGAACAGGTTTTTAATAAGTTTTTTGACGATTTTCCGAATCAATTTAAATGTTTCCTCTCCCACGAAAACACGAGTATTTCCATGCGCAGCGGACATATTGGCCCCCTGACTCTTGTTGTAACGGACACCTTTATGGCTCTCTGGCTCTTTGACAAGAATGGGCGGTTTGACGGGACTACGCTTATAAGTTATGAGGAGAGCGCCCTTAAATGGGGGAAGGAACTTTTCACTTATTACTCCAGCATTTCAAATATGGTCTATATCGACCCTGATTCCGGGAAAATGGAGTTTACGGGATATAATATCACAAAAGCCAGTAAATTCTGA
- a CDS encoding uroporphyrinogen decarboxylase family protein encodes MVSEMTSKERVLAMLNRKPVDRVPVITGSTMVKEYIEKSRSSWPDYHSNAEMMVNTASLMHTDAGLDNIVLPFGMFIESMAIGLEVKMGRIDIQPSVRSFFSKPEEVKYDNFLEDKFVKTTLEAIKLAKAKYPDAAVTAFLVAPITLTGDLMGAENLSMLSIKCLHKEKQMQKMQDWLSIALEINRVYAEACVEAGADIIYYSDASASPNLVMPEFYYQVAVPAEKEIGDFVHHLGCPWELHICGDTVPIIEGMASTGADCLSVEQAVNMKEATKIAEDVPVVGNVTPLLMVEGTEEQIIEETRAGLDSGAKASMLGCGTPPLSTSDRLKTWVKAVADWSADNL; translated from the coding sequence ATGGTATCTGAGATGACCTCAAAAGAAAGGGTTCTTGCAATGCTCAACAGAAAGCCAGTTGACAGAGTTCCGGTAATCACTGGCTCAACTATGGTTAAAGAATATATCGAGAAGAGCAGGAGTTCCTGGCCAGACTATCACTCCAATGCAGAGATGATGGTCAATACTGCAAGCCTGATGCATACTGATGCCGGGCTTGATAATATTGTGCTTCCTTTTGGTATGTTTATAGAATCCATGGCTATTGGTCTTGAAGTGAAGATGGGAAGGATTGATATCCAGCCTTCAGTAAGGAGCTTTTTCAGCAAGCCTGAAGAGGTAAAATATGACAACTTCCTTGAAGACAAATTCGTAAAAACTACACTTGAAGCCATTAAACTCGCAAAGGCAAAGTACCCCGATGCAGCAGTTACTGCTTTCCTCGTTGCTCCCATAACTCTTACAGGAGACCTCATGGGTGCAGAGAACCTTTCCATGCTCAGCATCAAGTGCCTCCATAAAGAAAAGCAAATGCAAAAAATGCAGGACTGGCTTTCGATAGCTCTGGAGATTAACAGGGTCTATGCTGAGGCCTGTGTCGAAGCTGGAGCTGACATTATATACTATTCGGATGCATCAGCATCCCCTAATCTGGTAATGCCTGAATTCTACTACCAGGTAGCTGTTCCTGCTGAAAAAGAGATTGGTGACTTTGTGCACCACCTTGGGTGCCCCTGGGAACTTCACATATGCGGAGATACTGTCCCAATCATTGAAGGGATGGCTTCTACAGGTGCAGACTGCCTCAGTGTGGAACAGGCTGTTAATATGAAGGAAGCAACCAAAATCGCCGAGGATGTACCTGTTGTCGGGAATGTGACTCCTCTCCTTATGGTAGAGGGCACGGAAGAGCAGATTATTGAAGAAACAAGAGCAGGGCTCGACAGCGGTGCAAAAGCCAGCATGCTCGGATGCGGAACCCCACCCCTGAGTACGTCAGACAGGCTCAAGACCTGGGTTAAAGCTGTAGCTGATTGGTCTGCAGACAATCTTTGA
- a CDS encoding corrinoid protein (Presence of a B(12) (cobalamin)-binding domain implies dependence on cobalamin itself, in one of its several forms, or in some unusual lineages, dependence on a cobalamin-like analog.) produces MDELPEKIQELIAEMDKAAEDEDEDAIKELTQKLQDTGADVEAITLKKLSLLVMDGEEEMTQGWTGVAIQIGMDPFKVLIEGLAAGMSLIGKKYEQGEAFVPQLLIASAAMYSGMDLLAPYMKKDESSRSKAVTVVIGTVEGDVHDIGKSLVKTLLSANGFNCVDLGNDVPASRFIEAAKKNQATAISMSTLMTTTMAEMPKVVKMLENEGLRDKLLVMVGGAPITAGYAVQIGADVSPHDAASAANWLKGAIFDFPSESVRWD; encoded by the coding sequence ATGGATGAGTTACCGGAAAAAATTCAAGAACTAATCGCAGAAATGGATAAGGCAGCAGAAGACGAGGACGAAGATGCAATCAAAGAGCTGACCCAAAAGCTTCAGGATACTGGAGCGGATGTGGAAGCAATTACTCTCAAAAAACTCTCTCTCCTGGTAATGGACGGCGAGGAGGAAATGACCCAGGGCTGGACCGGGGTTGCAATTCAGATCGGCATGGACCCTTTCAAGGTTCTTATCGAAGGTCTTGCAGCAGGCATGAGTCTTATCGGAAAAAAATACGAACAGGGAGAAGCTTTTGTGCCCCAGCTTCTTATCGCTTCGGCTGCAATGTACAGCGGGATGGATCTTCTTGCTCCCTATATGAAGAAGGATGAAAGCAGCAGGTCAAAGGCAGTAACAGTCGTCATAGGGACGGTTGAAGGTGATGTCCACGATATCGGGAAGAGCCTTGTAAAGACTCTGCTCAGTGCAAACGGTTTCAACTGTGTGGACCTTGGAAACGACGTACCTGCCTCCAGGTTCATTGAAGCTGCAAAGAAGAATCAGGCAACAGCAATTTCCATGAGTACCCTGATGACCACAACTATGGCTGAGATGCCAAAGGTTGTCAAGATGCTTGAAAATGAAGGTCTCAGGGACAAACTACTGGTGATGGTGGGGGGTGCTCCGATCACAGCCGGGTATGCAGTCCAGATAGGGGCAGATGTCTCTCCTCACGATGCAGCCAGTGCAGCAAACTGGCTGAAAGGAGCAATTTTTGATTTCCCGTCTGAAAGCGTGAGATGGGATTGA
- a CDS encoding DUF1699 family protein — translation MGLGSIRIRVVTSRDEILSLGHEELAVHLAFRPSDRDLFSLVKTCPGIELLQLPASSYDGLSKFIKMYLESSGIHLVKGDVSGHWHDLNNYFVIPSYVLEKIKELEVQGRTEDEIIGEITNLRKISPDMVLHLLHSSFLTTCPERPGMNNS, via the coding sequence ATGGGGCTAGGTAGTATACGGATTAGAGTGGTAACAAGCAGAGATGAAATCCTTAGTCTGGGACATGAAGAACTGGCAGTACATCTTGCTTTTCGGCCTTCGGACAGGGACCTATTCAGTCTGGTCAAAACCTGCCCTGGAATTGAATTACTTCAGCTTCCCGCGTCTTCCTATGATGGACTTTCAAAATTTATTAAAATGTACCTCGAATCTTCAGGAATTCACCTTGTAAAGGGTGATGTCAGCGGGCACTGGCACGACCTTAATAATTATTTTGTAATACCTTCTTATGTGCTTGAAAAGATAAAGGAACTGGAGGTCCAGGGGAGAACTGAAGACGAAATAATCGGGGAGATTACAAATCTCCGGAAAATCAGCCCTGATATGGTCCTTCACCTGCTTCATAGTTCTTTTCTGACTACATGCCCCGAGAGGCCTGGAATGAATAATAGTTAA
- a CDS encoding MFS transporter, with product MEINQDNMNKVMKYRWVVFVILALAYFFVYFHRVSTAVVATDIMKSFGVGAASIGLLGSAYFYAYTAMQLPSGILTDSWGVKKTAGVFTLLAAVGAVLTGIASSFTMVLIGRVLIGVGVAMVYIPVMKVLAIWFKKNEFASMSGVLLAIGNIGALSAAGPLAIMAAFFGDWQKVFLMLGVFSGLLAVAIFVLVKDKPEDMGCPTIPEIEAYEKGEKYIPPKAVAKIPMGEALKQTFNSGMKFWPLSIWFFFMYGSLMVYQGLWGGPFFRDVLGWDKGTYAGILSFIAIGMIFGCPIAGYLSDKVLKSRKKVLIAGTAVYIVLWGILWSQAGNITSTTAYILIHFLFGFFGGFFVVSYAQIKDWFPSSIVGTAIGAYNIFPFLGGAIFMTLTGKMMDVSAGSVASVAQYKSVWLLMLVCMIFAFLCLLVSKEKGAETAAIPVIVTEASESSVKSQR from the coding sequence ATGGAAATTAATCAGGATAATATGAACAAAGTAATGAAATATCGCTGGGTGGTGTTTGTTATTCTCGCCCTTGCATATTTCTTTGTGTATTTCCACCGCGTGTCTACCGCCGTAGTCGCGACTGATATTATGAAGTCGTTCGGAGTGGGCGCTGCATCTATAGGGCTGCTTGGTTCCGCCTACTTCTATGCATACACGGCAATGCAACTTCCAAGTGGAATTTTGACTGACAGCTGGGGTGTAAAAAAGACTGCTGGAGTCTTTACCCTGCTTGCTGCAGTGGGAGCGGTCCTGACGGGAATTGCTTCCAGCTTCACGATGGTCCTTATAGGAAGGGTGCTCATAGGGGTCGGGGTGGCAATGGTCTACATTCCTGTAATGAAGGTGCTTGCCATCTGGTTCAAAAAGAATGAGTTTGCTTCAATGTCCGGAGTCCTGCTCGCAATTGGAAACATAGGAGCCCTGAGCGCCGCCGGTCCTCTTGCTATAATGGCAGCGTTCTTTGGAGACTGGCAGAAGGTCTTCTTGATGCTGGGTGTCTTTTCCGGGCTGCTTGCAGTAGCTATCTTTGTGCTGGTTAAGGACAAACCCGAAGATATGGGCTGTCCCACTATTCCAGAAATCGAAGCCTACGAAAAGGGAGAGAAATACATTCCCCCGAAAGCCGTTGCAAAGATTCCTATGGGAGAAGCTCTCAAGCAGACGTTTAATTCCGGGATGAAGTTCTGGCCTCTGTCCATCTGGTTCTTCTTCATGTACGGAAGCCTTATGGTCTATCAGGGATTGTGGGGAGGCCCCTTTTTCAGGGATGTTCTCGGCTGGGACAAGGGAACTTATGCAGGAATCCTTTCCTTCATAGCAATTGGTATGATCTTCGGCTGTCCGATTGCAGGTTATCTCTCGGACAAGGTGCTCAAGTCCAGAAAGAAAGTCCTTATTGCAGGCACTGCCGTATATATAGTGCTCTGGGGAATCCTCTGGTCTCAGGCAGGAAACATTACCAGCACCACCGCATACATCCTTATACATTTCCTCTTCGGGTTCTTTGGGGGTTTCTTCGTTGTATCATATGCCCAGATCAAAGACTGGTTCCCTTCATCGATCGTTGGAACTGCAATAGGTGCGTATAACATCTTCCCTTTCCTTGGCGGGGCAATCTTCATGACCCTGACCGGAAAGATGATGGACGTTTCTGCTGGATCTGTTGCTTCCGTAGCCCAGTACAAATCCGTCTGGCTGCTTATGTTAGTATGCATGATCTTTGCCTTCCTCTGCCTTCTGGTCTCCAAAGAAAAAGGCGCAGAAACTGCTGCTATCCCTGTAATAGTTACAGAAGCCAGTGAATCATCAGTTAAATCTCAGAGGTGA
- the hypF gene encoding carbamoyltransferase HypF, whose protein sequence is MQNEARLLHVTGTVQGVGFRPFIYQLAKSHRLSGHVKNLGNHVEILIEGKRANLERFLSDLPGKKPPLARITEIKISEVSFSGSPEFIIIQSESGTFENSIIPPDTAICEECRLEIFDPSSRYYHYPFTVCTNCGPRYTTVRALPYDRENTTMADFPLCGECEVEYTDPLNRRHHAQPVCCPKCGPELWLSDSRGKVLAKSYEAIAKASDLLQQGSILSVKGFGGFHIACNARKEESVQELRRRLERPEQPFAVMANDTVVVESFAEPGDAGRKCLTSIRRPITVLPKSKDFRLAESVSPYLHNIGVMLPYTGTQNLLFNLVPDSVYVMTSANLPGRPMVVENEEALEKLKGIVDFHLLHNRVIANRNDDTVIRVVNGQKAFIRRSRGFVPEPIELPFEVGAVAGVGAEMNSTVTLAKGKLAYISQYIGNTSHVETFMYLSEVLQHLVRLTGIEPLNWGCDLHPAFNSTRFAMSRGGTKTLQVQHHYAHILALMADNSLPEDSRILGIALDGVGYGMDGTVWGGEFLGASYFGYERLGNLLPQPMPGGDLAVKTPSRMVLGMLSGRLGEAELEKLPLYFPRGRQEFSTVMQQLQRKINVTMSSSAGRVLDAASALLGICRVRTYEGEPAMKLESAAKKSIHRLDLPLIFRTGKESGVPVLDTTELLLGVYELSGGKYSSADLAFAVEENLAKGISKIAISIATKKGFEKVGLSGGVAYNDHITSCIAGTVKEAGFEFLTHRHVPCGDGCISFGQALAAGLRTDSEGIK, encoded by the coding sequence ATGCAAAACGAAGCCAGACTTCTTCATGTGACCGGCACGGTGCAAGGTGTCGGGTTTCGCCCCTTCATATATCAGCTTGCTAAATCTCACCGACTTTCAGGGCACGTGAAAAATCTTGGAAACCACGTGGAGATCCTTATCGAGGGAAAAAGGGCAAACCTTGAACGTTTCCTTTCCGATCTTCCTGGAAAAAAACCTCCACTTGCCAGAATTACGGAAATCAAAATAAGTGAGGTCTCTTTTTCCGGCTCTCCTGAGTTCATTATAATCCAGAGTGAATCCGGGACGTTTGAAAACTCCATAATTCCTCCGGATACGGCTATCTGTGAGGAATGCAGGCTGGAGATCTTTGATCCCTCTTCCAGGTACTATCATTACCCTTTTACCGTCTGTACGAACTGCGGTCCACGCTATACAACAGTTCGTGCCCTTCCCTATGACCGGGAGAATACTACAATGGCAGATTTTCCCCTCTGCGGGGAATGTGAAGTGGAATATACCGATCCTCTCAACCGGAGGCACCATGCCCAGCCTGTCTGCTGTCCTAAATGTGGACCGGAACTCTGGCTTTCGGATTCCCGGGGGAAAGTGCTTGCAAAGAGTTATGAAGCAATTGCAAAAGCTTCTGATCTTCTCCAGCAGGGCTCAATTCTGTCGGTCAAAGGCTTCGGAGGGTTTCATATTGCCTGTAATGCCCGAAAGGAAGAGTCCGTACAGGAGCTTCGAAGAAGGCTGGAGCGGCCGGAGCAGCCTTTTGCAGTCATGGCAAATGATACAGTGGTTGTAGAGTCCTTTGCAGAACCTGGGGATGCAGGCAGGAAATGCCTCACCTCTATCCGCCGTCCTATAACCGTGCTTCCCAAATCAAAAGACTTCAGACTGGCAGAATCAGTTTCTCCTTACCTGCACAACATAGGGGTCATGCTTCCCTATACAGGTACACAAAACCTGCTTTTCAACCTCGTGCCGGATTCGGTATACGTTATGACCTCGGCAAACCTTCCGGGAAGGCCCATGGTTGTTGAAAATGAAGAAGCGCTTGAAAAACTTAAAGGGATTGTGGATTTTCACCTGCTGCATAACAGGGTTATTGCAAACAGGAACGATGATACGGTTATCCGGGTTGTGAACGGTCAGAAGGCTTTTATCCGGCGTTCCAGAGGGTTTGTTCCTGAACCTATAGAGTTGCCTTTCGAAGTTGGAGCGGTGGCAGGAGTGGGGGCTGAAATGAACTCTACAGTAACCCTGGCAAAAGGAAAACTGGCTTACATCTCTCAGTATATCGGAAATACCAGCCACGTGGAGACTTTCATGTATCTCTCTGAGGTTTTACAGCATCTGGTCCGACTTACGGGTATAGAGCCTCTCAACTGGGGTTGTGACCTGCACCCTGCTTTTAATTCAACCCGTTTTGCAATGAGCAGGGGCGGAACAAAAACACTTCAGGTCCAGCACCACTACGCCCATATCCTTGCCCTCATGGCTGACAATTCCCTGCCAGAAGACTCCCGAATACTGGGAATTGCTCTTGACGGAGTCGGGTACGGCATGGATGGTACAGTCTGGGGTGGGGAATTTCTGGGAGCTTCGTATTTCGGATACGAGCGCCTGGGAAATCTGCTGCCTCAGCCTATGCCAGGGGGAGACCTTGCAGTAAAAACTCCTTCCCGCATGGTTCTTGGTATGCTTTCCGGGAGGCTTGGAGAAGCAGAACTGGAAAAACTGCCTCTTTACTTTCCAAGGGGTAGGCAGGAATTTTCTACAGTTATGCAGCAGCTTCAAAGAAAAATAAATGTTACTATGAGCAGCAGCGCAGGGAGGGTGCTGGATGCGGCTTCAGCGCTTCTGGGCATATGCAGAGTGAGGACTTATGAAGGGGAACCGGCAATGAAGCTTGAGTCTGCAGCAAAGAAAAGCATTCACAGGCTAGACCTCCCTCTGATTTTCAGAACGGGGAAAGAGTCCGGAGTCCCTGTACTTGATACTACTGAGCTCCTTCTAGGGGTTTATGAACTTTCCGGGGGGAAGTATTCATCTGCTGATCTTGCTTTTGCCGTTGAAGAGAACCTTGCAAAGGGAATCTCGAAAATTGCTATCTCCATTGCTACAAAAAAAGGTTTTGAGAAGGTAGGGCTGAGTGGGGGGGTTGCCTACAACGACCATATAACCTCATGTATTGCAGGAACTGTGAAGGAAGCAGGCTTTGAATTTCTCACACACCGGCATGTTCCATGCGGAGACGGCTGCATTTCCTTTGGGCAGGCTCTGGCAGCCGGGCTTAGAACAGATTCTGAAGGAATTAAATGA
- a CDS encoding coiled-coil domain-containing protein, whose product MEDSIVAKIKYQFDTKGNPAKITLMSGKQFFEARAEEDGIYVDNLKNQPFLPWKIFSEAVNFLQENGGQAKKGNATNSRLGDPNLDLNTIEGYIASKVYGCKIGDSVFKRITPIASILAWAEICENTRGQICLLSDKKELHTAESKKDIPETDLPETEISFTPSGEEKKEKAEITSLYLQLSNRDTELNNLKIKLEESLQRIKEFEERFAGRDNELSRLREELEAGTGEIDALKKSLSDSEEKIKTLEDDLTKKDEAAKNLGNQFIQSGEAIKRLEGQITQNSSIIEGLKISLNEKNEAISILEKSISVKNKDLETLAGEVIAKSEEVKKIEAKLTGKERTINTVEAMRAASDEKIKKLEKQLSGYAGEEKLAGQLREKDELIKQIKGTLVSKEEEVSRLNDENRKYRMQQKYEAEGLKQIEEQKASKKWWNRR is encoded by the coding sequence ATGGAAGACTCTATTGTTGCAAAAATAAAATATCAGTTCGATACAAAAGGAAATCCGGCAAAAATTACACTTATGAGCGGGAAGCAGTTTTTTGAAGCCCGAGCTGAAGAAGACGGAATCTACGTTGATAACCTGAAAAATCAGCCATTTCTCCCCTGGAAGATATTTTCCGAAGCCGTTAATTTTTTGCAGGAAAATGGAGGGCAGGCGAAGAAAGGAAATGCAACAAACTCCAGGCTGGGAGATCCGAACCTTGATCTGAACACCATTGAAGGTTATATAGCCAGTAAAGTATACGGTTGCAAGATCGGAGATAGCGTATTTAAGAGGATAACACCAATAGCATCAATTCTTGCCTGGGCTGAAATCTGTGAAAACACAAGAGGACAGATCTGCCTTCTTTCGGATAAAAAAGAACTTCACACCGCTGAGTCCAAAAAAGATATTCCTGAAACAGATCTTCCTGAAACAGAGATTTCTTTTACTCCATCAGGGGAGGAAAAGAAAGAAAAAGCTGAGATAACTTCTCTTTACCTCCAGCTCTCAAACAGGGACACCGAGTTAAATAACCTGAAAATAAAACTTGAAGAAAGCCTGCAGAGAATAAAAGAGTTTGAGGAACGGTTTGCAGGCAGGGACAATGAACTCAGCAGGCTCAGAGAAGAGCTTGAAGCGGGGACAGGTGAAATAGATGCCCTTAAAAAGTCCCTCTCGGATTCGGAAGAAAAGATAAAAACCCTTGAAGACGACCTTACTAAAAAAGATGAAGCTGCAAAGAATCTGGGGAACCAGTTTATTCAAAGCGGTGAAGCAATAAAAAGACTGGAAGGTCAGATTACTCAAAACAGCAGCATTATTGAAGGACTTAAAATCAGCCTGAACGAAAAAAACGAAGCTATAAGTATTTTGGAAAAAAGCATCTCAGTAAAGAATAAGGACCTTGAGACTCTTGCCGGAGAGGTGATTGCAAAGAGTGAGGAAGTAAAGAAAATAGAAGCGAAGCTCACCGGAAAAGAGAGAACTATAAACACGGTAGAAGCCATGCGTGCCGCAAGCGACGAGAAAATCAAAAAGCTTGAAAAGCAACTCTCAGGATATGCAGGAGAAGAAAAACTGGCAGGGCAGCTCAGGGAAAAAGACGAGCTAATAAAACAGATTAAAGGAACACTTGTAAGCAAAGAAGAAGAAGTTTCCAGGCTCAATGACGAAAACAGGAAGTACAGAATGCAGCAAAAATATGAAGCTGAAGGATTAAAACAGATAGAAGAACAGAAAGCCTCAAAAAAATGGTGGAATCGCCGATAA
- a CDS encoding DUF1699 family protein codes for MKIRVVSSREEIFTLNPNERIVHLAFRPSNKDIFSLVENCPKIEVIQLPKSYRRTVSKSIEMFLEMQRIQLIEGDVWGHRKDINEYYRIPTSIIEEIKELKIEGKSSEAIEEKVSRESKLNPEMVAYIIKKDVTA; via the coding sequence TTGAAAATAAGGGTTGTGAGTTCTAGAGAAGAAATCTTTACATTAAATCCAAACGAAAGAATAGTTCATCTGGCTTTTAGGCCTTCGAACAAGGACATTTTTTCCCTGGTCGAGAACTGCCCAAAGATTGAGGTAATACAGCTTCCGAAATCATACAGGCGCACGGTCTCAAAGTCCATAGAAATGTTCCTTGAAATGCAGCGTATCCAGCTCATCGAAGGAGACGTCTGGGGCCACAGAAAGGATATAAACGAATATTACCGTATTCCTACCTCTATAATTGAGGAGATAAAGGAACTGAAAATTGAAGGCAAATCCTCTGAGGCAATTGAAGAAAAAGTCTCAAGGGAGAGCAAACTAAACCCTGAAATGGTTGCGTACATCATCAAAAAAGATGTTACTGCATGA